In Nitrospira sp., one genomic interval encodes:
- a CDS encoding Fic family protein gives MYIWELPDWPHFRWNAEQLLNPLGDAHLKQGRLLGKMMQLGFELRLEAELVAVTEEAVKSAEIEGERLDPSSVRSSVARRLGVPGAALGPEDRRIEGIVAMMLDATGQLDTSLTRERLYGWQAALFPTGYSDLRKVKTGGWRDDADGPMQVLSGPVGREKLHYQAPPAERVDAEMEALLSWLNEPLAIDGILHAAIAHLWFVTIHPFDDGNGRIARALAERSLARSEQCPQRFYSLAGEIRRERPEYYASLEATQKGDLDITQRLLWFIECVSKAIDAAEVGCADVLRKADFWQRHTGITLNERQRKVLNRFLDGFEGKLTARKWAALAKCSMPTAQRDIKELIDQGVLIRNEGGSKNTSYSLTAAPE, from the coding sequence GTGTATATCTGGGAATTGCCTGATTGGCCACATTTCCGCTGGAATGCTGAGCAACTACTCAATCCACTAGGCGATGCCCACCTTAAGCAAGGTCGGCTTCTTGGGAAAATGATGCAATTGGGGTTCGAGCTACGCCTTGAAGCTGAACTTGTGGCCGTGACCGAAGAGGCCGTCAAAAGTGCAGAAATAGAAGGCGAACGTTTGGACCCTTCGAGTGTCCGATCCTCGGTGGCACGCCGTCTTGGCGTCCCTGGGGCCGCCCTCGGTCCAGAGGACCGACGCATTGAGGGTATTGTTGCCATGATGCTCGATGCTACGGGTCAACTTGATACATCTCTCACCCGCGAGAGACTATACGGGTGGCAGGCTGCTCTGTTTCCGACTGGTTATTCAGATTTGCGCAAGGTAAAGACTGGGGGGTGGCGGGATGATGCCGATGGCCCCATGCAAGTGCTCTCAGGTCCGGTCGGACGTGAGAAGCTTCACTATCAAGCCCCCCCAGCTGAGCGAGTCGATGCCGAGATGGAGGCGTTGCTCTCATGGCTCAATGAACCCCTCGCAATCGACGGAATCCTCCATGCTGCGATCGCACACCTTTGGTTTGTCACTATCCATCCATTCGATGATGGCAACGGTAGGATTGCACGAGCACTAGCAGAACGGAGCCTTGCACGCTCTGAGCAGTGCCCACAGCGATTCTATAGTTTGGCGGGCGAGATTCGCCGCGAGCGGCCGGAGTATTACGCATCGCTCGAAGCCACTCAGAAAGGAGACCTCGATATCACCCAGCGGCTGCTGTGGTTTATCGAATGCGTGTCCAAAGCGATAGATGCCGCCGAGGTGGGATGCGCGGATGTTCTGCGTAAGGCAGATTTCTGGCAACGTCATACCGGTATCACTCTCAACGAACGCCAGAGGAAAGTGCTGAATCGATTTCTAGACGGATTTGAGGGCAAGTTGACGGCGAGAAAATGGGCGGCTCTCGCGAAATGTTCTATGCCAACTGCCCAGCGTGATATCAAGGAACTGATTGATCAAGGGGTGCTGATCCGCAATGAGGGTGGCAGTAAGAACACAAGTTATAGCCTCACGGCAGCCCCAGAATAA